A part of Dama dama isolate Ldn47 chromosome Y, ASM3311817v1, whole genome shotgun sequence genomic DNA contains:
- the LOC133053508 gene encoding testis-specific Y-encoded protein 3-like — MQAPGGVPSEEATLYWVEAVEEGATLEEGEISGIGQEVQLLVLDVMEEVELVVYEEQEQVSSEEQCQEHPRPGAPSDQPALEALATLQLELEPVNKKAQRVHARLKHKNCQRRMLNLEHRSAITQGIRGFWIKVFTNHPQMSCLMTKQDQDMLHFMTNLKVEELQHPTHHCMITLSFQRNTYFQKEVIVKKYLINVTGKRYQVSCSTPIQWHQGFERKAYSRRNHKSSVNFFNWLSDHSFTGSDQIAEVIIKDLWPNPLQY, encoded by the exons ATGCAGGCCCCAGGTGGTGTGCCAAGCGAGGAGGCCACCCTCTACTGGgtggaggcagtggaggaaggtgctaccctggaggagggagagatatCGGGAATCGGGCAGGAAGTCCAGCTGCTGGTGTTAGACGTCATGGAGGAGGTGGAGCTGGTGGTGTACGAGGAGCAGGAGCAGGTGTCCTCGGAGGAGCAGTGCCAGGAACATCCAAGGCCCGGAGCTCCGAGTGACCAGCCTGCACTGGAGGCGCTGGCGACCCTGCAGCTGGAGCTGGAGCCTGTGAATAAGAAAGCCCAAAGGGTGCACGCTCGCCTGAAACATAAGAACTGTCAGAGGCGGATGCTGAATCTAGAACACAGAAGTGCCATCACCCAGGGAATCCGTGGTTTCTGGATTAAAGTT TTTACGAACCACCCCCAAATGTCATGTCTGATGACCAAACAAGACCAAGACATGCTTCACTTCATGACCAACTTGAAA GTGGAGGAACTCCAGCATCCCACTCATCACTGCATGATCACATTGTCCTTTCAGAGGAATACGTATTTCCAAAAAGAAGTAATTGTTAAGAAGTATCTCATTAACGTCACTGGTAAGAG ATACCAAGTATCCTGTTCCACTCCAATTCAGTGGCACCAGGGGTTTGAACGTAAGGCATACAGCCGCAGGAACCACAAGAGCAGCGTTAACTTCTTCAACTGGCTCTCTGACCACAGCTTCACAGGATCTGACCAAATTGCTGAG GTCATCATAAAGGATCTGTGGCCCAATCCTTTGCAGTACTAG